In Paenibacillus guangzhouensis, a single window of DNA contains:
- a CDS encoding sugar ABC transporter ATP-binding protein: MQQQEYVLEMNNIVKEFPGVKALNRVTLQVRPGTVHALMGENGAGKSTLMKCLFGIYSPDGGDIKLDGEPVVIPNSKVALGLGISMIHQELHPVPYRNVMENVWLGRFPTRGIGPIQFIDHRKMAQDTRELFRGLDIDLSPETMVHTLSVSKIQSLEIAKAVSFQSRLIVMDEPTSSLTDVEVEQLFRIIRGLREQGVAIIYISHKMEEILRISDEVTIMRDGNKIGTWPAAELTTDLIISRMVGRDLTNRYPEREHVPGEVLLQVKGLTSPLANSFRDISFDLRRGEILGVGGLVGAQRTELVEALFGLREIESGSIHINGQQVQIKSPEVAKKHGMALLTEERRVTGIFPVLSVHENAAIANIDKYRGPFLLLNEKKKRRSVDAMVEKLRTKTPSTKELIMNLSGGNQQKVLLARWLLTEPEILLLDEPTRGIDVGAKYEIYSIIVELAKQGKSIIMISSEMPELIGMSDRIIVMCEGKLTGTIDGEQATEEEIMRLAAQH; the protein is encoded by the coding sequence ATGCAGCAGCAGGAATATGTGCTCGAAATGAACAACATTGTCAAAGAGTTTCCTGGCGTCAAGGCACTCAATCGGGTCACGCTTCAAGTGCGGCCGGGCACGGTCCATGCCTTAATGGGAGAGAATGGCGCAGGGAAATCAACGTTAATGAAATGCTTATTCGGGATCTATTCACCGGATGGCGGGGATATCAAGCTGGATGGCGAGCCTGTCGTCATCCCCAATTCCAAGGTTGCACTCGGGCTTGGGATCTCTATGATTCATCAAGAATTACATCCGGTTCCATATCGGAATGTGATGGAGAATGTATGGTTAGGCAGATTTCCGACAAGAGGTATCGGACCGATACAATTCATTGATCATCGGAAAATGGCCCAAGATACGCGAGAGCTGTTCCGCGGTTTGGATATCGATCTGTCGCCGGAGACGATGGTGCATACGTTATCGGTGTCGAAGATACAATCCTTGGAAATCGCGAAAGCGGTCTCTTTCCAATCTCGACTCATCGTGATGGATGAGCCGACGTCATCCCTAACCGATGTGGAAGTGGAGCAACTGTTCCGAATCATCCGGGGACTTCGCGAACAAGGGGTTGCCATCATTTATATCTCACACAAGATGGAAGAAATTCTAAGAATTTCGGATGAAGTGACGATCATGCGGGATGGGAATAAAATCGGTACTTGGCCAGCTGCGGAGTTAACGACCGACTTGATCATTTCGCGCATGGTTGGACGAGATCTTACGAATCGCTATCCAGAACGGGAGCATGTTCCTGGCGAGGTGCTGCTTCAAGTGAAGGGACTCACTTCACCGCTTGCGAACTCCTTCAGAGATATCAGCTTTGACCTGCGGCGCGGGGAGATTCTAGGGGTCGGCGGCTTAGTCGGCGCGCAGCGTACAGAGTTGGTCGAGGCGTTGTTCGGACTTCGCGAGATTGAATCTGGATCGATTCATATCAATGGACAGCAGGTGCAGATCAAGTCTCCCGAGGTCGCGAAGAAGCATGGCATGGCCCTGTTAACGGAGGAACGGAGGGTAACGGGAATCTTCCCTGTCTTATCGGTCCATGAGAATGCCGCGATTGCGAATATCGACAAATACCGTGGCCCCTTCCTCTTGCTGAATGAAAAGAAGAAGCGTCGATCCGTGGATGCCATGGTAGAGAAGTTGCGTACGAAGACGCCTTCCACGAAGGAACTCATCATGAATCTATCGGGCGGCAATCAACAAAAGGTGCTGCTAGCGCGGTGGCTGTTAACGGAGCCGGAAATTCTGTTATTAGACGAACCGACGCGCGGTATTGATGTCGGAGCCAAATATGAGATTTATTCCATCATCGTTGAGCTTGCGAAGCAAGGGAAGAGCATCATTATGATCTCTTCGGAGATGCCGGAATTGATCGGGATGTCGGATCGGATTATCGTGATGTGTGAGGGAAAGCTGACAGGAACGATTGACGGGGAACAAGC
- a CDS encoding galactose ABC transporter substrate-binding protein, which translates to MKKLTSMLLASALLVTVMSGCSTGSKDGGSSGSEPKVGVAIYKFDDTFMTGVRNAIEASAKGIAQVEIVDSQNSQPTQNDKVDLFITKSTKALIINPVDRTAAGVIIDKAKPKDIPVVFLNREPLPEDMKKWEKVYYVGAKAEESGTMSGQLIVDYWKSHPEADKNKDGVLQYVMLKGEPGHQDAELRTKFSVQAIEDAGIKVEKLAEDTAMWDRVKGQEKMAAFLASQGDKIEAVLANNDDMALGAIEALKANGYFKDNKFMPVVGVDATAPALQALEQGTLLGTVLNDAKNQGKASITLASVLAKGETPSKENVGFDISDNQYIWISYKKITKDNMADAK; encoded by the coding sequence ATGAAGAAGTTAACGTCGATGTTATTAGCGAGTGCGCTACTCGTGACGGTGATGAGCGGGTGTTCGACAGGCAGCAAAGATGGTGGATCCAGTGGAAGCGAACCCAAAGTCGGGGTCGCCATTTACAAATTCGATGATACGTTCATGACAGGGGTCCGTAACGCGATCGAAGCGAGTGCGAAAGGGATTGCCCAGGTTGAAATTGTAGACAGCCAGAACTCGCAGCCGACACAGAACGATAAAGTGGATCTCTTCATCACGAAAAGCACGAAGGCGCTGATTATTAACCCGGTAGACCGCACGGCTGCTGGCGTCATTATCGATAAGGCGAAGCCTAAAGATATTCCTGTTGTCTTCTTGAATCGCGAACCACTGCCTGAAGACATGAAGAAATGGGAGAAAGTCTACTACGTTGGCGCGAAAGCTGAAGAATCCGGTACGATGTCAGGTCAGTTGATTGTGGATTATTGGAAATCCCATCCAGAAGCGGATAAGAACAAAGACGGCGTCCTGCAATATGTCATGCTCAAAGGCGAGCCGGGCCACCAAGACGCGGAGCTGCGGACGAAATTCTCCGTGCAGGCGATTGAAGATGCCGGGATCAAAGTCGAGAAGCTCGCTGAAGATACAGCGATGTGGGATCGTGTGAAAGGCCAGGAGAAAATGGCAGCGTTCCTCGCATCTCAAGGCGACAAAATTGAAGCGGTGCTCGCGAACAACGATGATATGGCATTAGGCGCGATTGAAGCGCTTAAGGCGAATGGCTACTTCAAAGACAATAAATTCATGCCGGTTGTCGGCGTGGATGCAACAGCTCCGGCTCTGCAAGCACTCGAACAAGGCACACTGCTCGGAACCGTCTTGAATGATGCGAAGAACCAAGGGAAAGCATCGATTACACTTGCGAGTGTCCTAGCGAAAGGCGAGACGCCATCGAAAGAGAACGTCGGGTTCGATATCTCTGACAACCAATATATTTGGATTTCCTACAAGAAAATTACGAAAGACAACATGGCGGACGCGAAATAA
- a CDS encoding substrate-binding domain-containing protein — protein sequence MMYKKSLFVFLWLSCLLQSSCSVDGGLLTDDQERHIDLIVKMDHGDYWSTLRMGAEVAAKEFNVNLRFLAPANEGDIQGQINLVNDSIQKHPDALLLAASDYMKLAQVTDRAAYNNIPIISIDSEVGSARVKSYIGTNNYEAGQRAAERMVQLIGGSGKIAVMNFVQEARNANQREEGLLDYIARYPDVQIVNIAYCQSSKEMASAITRDWLKAYPDLRGIIALNAEASIGVGRVVKEAGQGGLIQVIAFDSPQETMEMLQDGTVQALVIQNPFNNGYLAVQYAMELMEGRKIADRIDTGIKVIDLENMLWPENQKLLFPFVR from the coding sequence ATGATGTATAAGAAGAGCTTATTCGTCTTCCTATGGTTGAGCTGTCTGCTGCAGTCCTCTTGTTCTGTAGATGGTGGATTGTTAACCGATGATCAGGAGCGCCATATCGATCTCATCGTGAAGATGGATCATGGCGATTATTGGAGCACGCTGCGGATGGGCGCAGAAGTGGCGGCGAAGGAGTTCAACGTGAATCTTCGGTTTCTCGCTCCTGCGAACGAAGGGGATATCCAAGGTCAGATTAACCTTGTGAACGATTCGATCCAGAAGCATCCCGATGCACTGCTTCTCGCAGCGAGTGATTATATGAAGCTGGCACAAGTGACGGATCGCGCGGCGTACAATAATATCCCGATCATCTCCATCGACTCGGAGGTCGGATCCGCACGCGTGAAGAGCTATATCGGGACGAACAATTACGAGGCAGGTCAGCGTGCAGCGGAACGAATGGTTCAACTAATCGGCGGAAGCGGAAAAATTGCCGTGATGAACTTCGTCCAAGAAGCGCGCAATGCCAATCAACGGGAGGAAGGGCTGCTAGATTATATTGCACGTTATCCTGACGTGCAGATCGTGAATATCGCCTACTGTCAGTCGAGTAAGGAGATGGCCTCTGCGATCACGCGAGATTGGCTCAAGGCTTATCCCGATCTGAGAGGCATCATTGCGTTAAATGCGGAAGCATCGATTGGTGTGGGTCGCGTCGTAAAAGAGGCGGGGCAAGGCGGTCTGATCCAAGTCATCGCCTTCGACAGTCCTCAAGAGACGATGGAGATGCTGCAGGACGGCACGGTGCAGGCGCTCGTCATCCAGAACCCTTTCAACAACGGATATCTGGCGGTTCAATATGCTATGGAGCTGATGGAGGGCCGTAAAATCGCCGATCGGATCGACACGGGGATTAAAGTTATTGATTTGGAGAATATGCTGTGGCCCGAGAATCAGAAGTTGTTATTTCCATTTGTCCGATGA